One window from the genome of Salvia miltiorrhiza cultivar Shanhuang (shh) chromosome 7, IMPLAD_Smil_shh, whole genome shotgun sequence encodes:
- the LOC130993629 gene encoding homeobox protein knotted-1-like 6 has protein sequence MDEMYGFDSAGDYYVDKALMSPENMMMAEEYNQYHYHSPINSGDKYHHRIPMLGSDELGFQSSVVSHDSASVNVQNQRDEDEMKAKIASHPSYSKLLHAYIDCQKVGAPPEIVSVLDEMRRENPDTVSVCTELDPQLDEFMETYRHILVKYKSDLSRPFDEATSFLNEIQTQLLNLCNDEAAVWSDEELMEQQDAETKREDRLLKEKLVRMYGSHISSLKLEFSKKKKKGKLPKEGRQSLLAWWNLHSKWPYPTEADKIALAEMTGLDQKQINNWFINQRKRHWKSPDNMFAPDNLSPKPNFVPQDH, from the exons ATGGATGAAATGTATGGGTTTGATTCGGCGGGAGATTACTATGTGGACAAGGCGCTGATGTCACCGGAGAATATGATGATGGCGGAGGAATACAATCAGTATCACTACCATTCTCCGATTAACTCCGGCGACAAGTACCATCATCGGATTCCGATGCTTGGTTCCGACGAATTGGGGTTCCAGAGCTCTGTTGTATCTCACGATTCAGCTTCTGTTAATGTCCAGAATCAAAGAGATGAGGATGAGATGAAGGCCAAAATTGCTTCCCACCCTTCCTACTCTAAATTACTTCATGCCTATATTGATTGCCAGAAG GTTGGAGCTCCACCAGAAATAGTGTCTGTTTTGGATGAGATGAGGCGAGAAAATCCAGACACTGTTTCCGTGTGCACAGAGCTTGATCCTCAACTCGACGAGTTcatg GAAACCTACCGCCACATACTGGTCAAGTACAAGTCGGATCTGTCGCGGCCTTTTGATGAAGCAACCTCCTTCCTCAACGAGATTCAAACGCAGCTCCTCAATCTTTGCAATG ATGAAGCAGCGGTGTGGTCGGACGAGGAGTTGATGGAGCAGCAAGATGCAGAGACGAAGAGAGAAGATCGGCTGCTGAAGGAGAAGCTGGTGCGAATGTACGGCAGCCACATCAGCAGTCTGAAGCTTGAGTtctcaaagaagaagaagaaagggaagCTGCCAAAGGAGGGGAGGCAGAGTTTGCTCGCTTGGTGGAATTTGCACTCCAAATGGCCCTATCCCACG GAAGCGGATAAGATAGCGCTGGCTGAGATGACCGGTCTGGATCAGAAGCAGATCAACAATTGGTTCATAAATCAGAGGAAGCGCCACTGGAAATCGCCGGACAATATGTTTGCGCCGGACAATCTCTCTCCCAAACCCAATTTTGTCCCCCAAGATCACTAA